The proteins below are encoded in one region of Pomacea canaliculata isolate SZHN2017 linkage group LG7, ASM307304v1, whole genome shotgun sequence:
- the LOC112569333 gene encoding deleted in malignant brain tumors 1 protein-like — protein MLCVLGVSVTLLLLFSGANGHLIARLANGTYYAGRLEILYNGTWSTVCDDSFQDVDAEVACRMLGFYSPGAVAVLSNMYGMGHGSILLDNINCQGTESNLEQCTHLGYYRHDCGHHEDVGIICNIPGQLTARLVNGTHRAGRLEILYNGTWSTVCNDAL, from the exons ATGTTATGTGTCCTTGGTGTCTCAGTGACGCTTCTCCTACTGTTTTCGGGAGCAA ACGGACACCTGATTGCCCGCCTAGCCAACGGGACTTACTATGCGGGGCGTCTGGAGATTCTGTACAATGGAACCtggagcacagtgtgtgacGATTCCTTTCAAGACGTTGACGCAgaggtagcctgcaggatgctgggatttTACAG CCCTGGTGCTGTAGCTGTGTTGTCTAACATGTATGGGATGGGTCATGGCAGTATTCTGCTTGATAATATTAACTGTCAGGGAACAGAAAGCAACTTGGAACAGTGCACCCATCTAGGGTACTACCGCCATGACTGTGGACACCACGAGGACGTTGGTATCATCTGCAATATCC CTGGTCAGCTGACAGCTCGCTTAGTCAACGGCACCCACAGGGCGGGTCGCCTGGAGATTCTGTACAACGGGACGTGGAGTACAGTGTGCAATGATGCACTTTGA